A portion of the Staphylococcus felis genome contains these proteins:
- a CDS encoding 1-phosphofructokinase family hexose kinase, which translates to MIATHTFNPSVDITYSIEPIKVGDVNRVKDMIKNPGGKGINVTKVLHILGADYCAYGYLGGSHGEWMKEALERQNIKTAFTSIQDETRQSLAINDGVSQTEVLEQGPTILKQEQESYLETAKSHISEITVATISGSSPHLDETTKYAHMKRILELYTESYNIVDTNAKELKELLEQQLPVHCIKPNQSEFETLIDEKNLSIEECVKMLKSHPFFRNIDVFLTLGGDGAVIKWKDEVYRATIPRKEIVNPVGSGDSTVAGIAYGVHEKLNPESMIRLALACGTSNALQTQTGHIDMKQVETIKKEVEVERL; encoded by the coding sequence ATGATAGCAACACATACGTTTAACCCATCAGTTGATATCACTTACAGTATTGAACCTATTAAAGTAGGAGACGTTAATCGCGTAAAGGATATGATCAAAAATCCAGGTGGGAAAGGGATTAATGTGACAAAGGTCTTGCATATTTTAGGTGCCGATTACTGTGCGTATGGTTATCTCGGAGGTAGCCATGGTGAGTGGATGAAAGAAGCACTAGAACGTCAAAATATCAAAACAGCCTTCACATCCATTCAAGATGAAACACGCCAAAGTCTTGCAATTAATGATGGTGTTTCGCAAACAGAAGTTTTGGAGCAAGGCCCAACGATTTTAAAGCAAGAACAAGAATCCTATCTTGAAACGGCGAAGAGTCATATCAGTGAAATAACTGTTGCGACCATTAGTGGTAGCTCTCCGCATTTAGATGAAACAACTAAATATGCTCATATGAAGCGCATTTTAGAGCTATACACAGAAAGTTATAACATTGTTGACACGAATGCTAAAGAGCTAAAAGAACTATTAGAACAACAATTGCCTGTACATTGTATCAAACCTAATCAATCTGAATTTGAAACTTTAATTGATGAAAAGAATCTTTCAATTGAAGAATGTGTCAAGATGTTAAAATCGCATCCATTTTTTAGAAATATAGATGTATTTTTAACATTAGGTGGAGATGGCGCTGTAATTAAGTGGAAAGATGAGGTATACCGAGCAACAATACCTCGCAAAGAGATAGTGAATCCTGTCGGCTCGGGAGATTCAACAGTAGCGGGCATTGCATATGGTGTTCACGAAAAGCTTAATCCTGAATCAATGATTAGACTCGCTTTAGCATGCGGGACGTCTAATGCTTTACAAACACAAACTGGCCACATTGATATGAAGCAAGTTGAAACGATAAAAAAAGAAGTAGAAGTGGAGCGATTAT
- a CDS encoding GntR family transcriptional regulator, producing the protein MSIENTPLYFQIYESLHNDIKSGHYQEGDKLPSERKLCETFNVSRITVREALYRLEKDHLIKREHGKGSFVLGSQYTQFLDKLYSFKDEIEKNGDQASTRMISIELKSSTPFLQEKMNLKPFQYVYELKRLRLSNSKPLIYEVSYLPMRYCEGIDRFDFNKVSLYETLDQYYNIQITDAYENLVASKLTRDSAKLLNGEVDESCMYIERFSYCDDVIVEYTQSIASGHKYKYTVKLM; encoded by the coding sequence ATGAGTATAGAAAACACGCCTCTGTATTTTCAAATTTATGAGTCCCTTCACAATGATATTAAGTCTGGACACTATCAGGAAGGTGATAAACTTCCTTCAGAACGGAAGCTTTGTGAAACATTCAATGTCAGTCGTATTACTGTAAGAGAAGCGCTATATCGTCTTGAAAAGGATCACCTTATCAAAAGAGAGCATGGGAAAGGCTCCTTTGTTCTTGGAAGTCAATACACTCAATTTCTTGATAAGCTATATAGTTTTAAAGATGAGATTGAGAAAAATGGTGATCAAGCGAGTACACGAATGATTAGTATCGAGTTGAAATCATCCACGCCATTTTTGCAAGAAAAAATGAATTTAAAACCATTTCAATATGTGTATGAGCTTAAACGTTTAAGGCTATCGAACAGCAAACCATTGATTTATGAAGTGAGTTACTTACCAATGCGATATTGTGAAGGTATTGATCGCTTTGATTTTAATAAGGTATCTTTGTACGAAACGTTGGATCAATACTACAATATTCAAATTACAGATGCTTATGAGAACTTAGTGGCAAGCAAGCTGACACGAGATAGTGCAAAGCTCTTAAATGGTGAAGTCGATGAGAGTTGTATGTATATTGAGCGCTTCAGTTACTGTGATGATGTGATTGTTGAGTACACACAAAGTATTGCAAGCGGTCATAAATATAAATATACAGTGAAGTTAATGTAA
- a CDS encoding SIS domain-containing protein: MLKETHTYKEIKQQPEMWKRTYEIVQSKYSAFEDFVKNIIKTNPDKRLKVLFTGAGSSAYVGDVARMARNTEALTEFEFESVPTTHFVTNPEVYINDDTAYLIVSFARSGNSPETKATVEIANQLTDKAYHLYITNNKEGFLGLSEENDHVFKIVLPEETNDKSLAMTSSFSSMLFAAYILFGGTFNTSFFDIARDSFEWIESQADQTSALEFSKVFYVGTGLIGELTKEVSLKLNELTAGQIEIARETTLGFRHGPKAGLSDDSIFIMLRSHNEYIRQYEADIIAEVEQVKDKYHVLVLDGQDSSNEHTVTLPQASTHNDLELALLYLMFGQLLAAKKSVALGLNPDNPSPDGFINRVVKGVTIYPVETAK, encoded by the coding sequence GTGTTGAAAGAAACACACACTTATAAAGAGATAAAACAACAACCAGAGATGTGGAAAAGAACATATGAGATTGTTCAATCTAAATATTCAGCGTTTGAAGATTTCGTAAAAAATATAATTAAAACAAATCCAGATAAACGCTTAAAAGTATTATTTACAGGTGCAGGATCTAGTGCTTATGTTGGTGATGTAGCGCGTATGGCACGTAATACAGAAGCATTAACAGAATTTGAATTCGAATCTGTACCAACGACACACTTTGTGACAAATCCAGAAGTGTATATTAATGATGATACAGCATACTTAATCGTATCTTTTGCACGTTCAGGTAATAGCCCAGAAACGAAAGCAACAGTTGAAATTGCGAATCAATTAACTGATAAGGCATATCACTTATATATTACAAACAACAAAGAGGGCTTTTTAGGTCTTTCTGAAGAGAATGATCACGTATTTAAGATTGTGTTACCTGAAGAAACGAATGACAAATCTTTAGCAATGACGTCAAGTTTTTCATCGATGTTATTTGCGGCATACATTTTATTTGGTGGTACATTTAATACGTCATTTTTCGATATTGCCCGTGATAGTTTTGAATGGATTGAGTCGCAAGCAGATCAAACAAGTGCACTTGAATTTTCAAAAGTTTTCTATGTTGGTACTGGACTTATCGGTGAATTGACAAAAGAAGTGAGCTTGAAATTGAATGAATTAACTGCAGGACAAATTGAAATTGCTCGTGAGACGACGCTAGGATTTAGACACGGTCCTAAAGCTGGATTAAGTGATGATTCGATTTTTATTATGTTACGCAGTCATAATGAATACATTCGACAATATGAAGCGGATATTATTGCAGAAGTGGAGCAAGTGAAGGATAAATATCATGTATTAGTACTCGATGGTCAAGACAGTTCTAATGAGCATACGGTTACTCTACCACAAGCATCAACGCATAATGACCTTGAGTTAGCATTACTTTATCTGATGTTTGGTCAACTATTAGCTGCGAAAAAATCTGTGGCACTCGGTCTGAACCCGGATAATCCAAGTCCAGATGGATTTATTAATCGAGTCGTTAAAGGTGTCACAATTTATCCAGTAGAAACAGCAAAATAG